The proteins below are encoded in one region of Buttiauxella gaviniae:
- a CDS encoding DMSO/selenate family reductase complex B subunit: MTTQYGFYIDSSRCTGCKTCELACKDYKNLGPDVSFRRIYEYAGGDWQEDNGVWQQNVFAYYLSIACNHCEDPACTKVCPSGAMHKREDGFVVVNEDVCIGCRYCHMACPYGAPQYNAEKGHMTKCDGCYSRIAEGKKPICVESCPLRALDMAPIDELRKKYGEQAAIAPLPSAHFTRPNIVIKPNANSRPCGDKTGYLANPKEV, from the coding sequence ATGACAACCCAATACGGATTTTATATTGATTCCAGCCGCTGCACCGGTTGCAAGACTTGCGAGCTGGCTTGTAAAGATTACAAAAACTTAGGCCCGGATGTCAGTTTCCGCCGTATTTATGAATATGCGGGCGGCGACTGGCAGGAAGACAACGGCGTCTGGCAGCAAAATGTGTTCGCCTATTATCTGTCGATTGCCTGTAACCATTGCGAAGATCCGGCGTGCACCAAGGTTTGCCCAAGCGGTGCAATGCATAAGCGTGAAGATGGTTTTGTGGTGGTAAACGAGGATGTTTGTATTGGCTGCCGTTATTGCCACATGGCTTGTCCATACGGTGCGCCGCAATACAATGCCGAAAAAGGTCACATGACGAAATGCGACGGTTGCTATTCGCGTATTGCGGAAGGCAAAAAACCAATTTGTGTCGAGTCGTGCCCGTTGCGTGCGTTGGATATGGCGCCTATCGACGAATTGCGTAAAAAGTATGGCGAGCAGGCGGCTATTGCTCCGCTGCCATCGGCACATTTCACCAGGCCAAATATCGTTATTAAACCGAACGCCAACAGCCGCCCCTGTGGGGATAAAACGGGCTACCTGGCAAACCCTAAGGAGGTGTGA
- the dmsA gene encoding dimethylsulfoxide reductase subunit A, whose protein sequence is MKEKTSNAVLAAQVSRRKLMKTTAIGGLAAASGALTLPFSRLAYAQTAADNASAAEKVVWSACTVNCGSRCPLRMHVVDGEIKYVETDNTGNDDYEGLHQVRACLRGRSMRRRVYNADRLKYPMKRVGARGEGKFERISWDEAFSTIANSMKDIIKEYGNEAIYLNYGTGTLGGTMTRSWPPGSTLIARLMNCCGGYLNHYGDYSTAQIAAGLNYTYGGWADGNSPSDIENSKLVVLFGNNPGETRMSGGGVTYYLEQARQKSNARMIIIDPRYTDTGAGREDEWIPIRPGTDAALISALAWVMITENLVDQPFLDKYCVGYDEKTLPNTAPANGHYKAYILGEGADGLAKTPQWAAQITGIPAERITQLAREIATAKPAFISQGWGPQRHSNGELVSRAIAMLSILTGNVGIHGGNSGAREGSYSLPFVRMPTLENPVQTSISMFLWTDAIERGPEMTATRDGVRGKDKLDVPIKMVWNYASNCLINQHSEINRTHDILQDDKKCEMIVVIDNHMTSSAKYADILLPDCTASEQMDFCLDASCGNMAYVIFAGQAIKPRFECKTIYEMTTELARRMGVESQFTEGRNQEEWMRHLYKQSQEAIPELPGFEEFSEQGIFKKRDPEGHHVAYKAFREDPVANPLTTPSGKIEIYSEQLAEIAATWQLNEDDVIDPLPVYSAGFENVGDPLAEKWPLQMTGFHYKARTHSTYGNVDVLKAACRQEMWINPIDAQQRGIKNGDMVRIFNGRGQVQINAKVTPRIIPGVVAMGEGAWYSPDANKVDHAGSINVLTTQRPSPLAKGNPSHSNLVQVEKA, encoded by the coding sequence ATGAAAGAGAAAACTTCTAATGCGGTTCTTGCCGCACAAGTGAGCCGCCGTAAACTAATGAAAACTACGGCTATCGGTGGACTTGCTGCAGCGAGTGGCGCATTAACTCTTCCCTTTAGCCGTCTGGCTTATGCACAAACCGCCGCTGATAATGCGAGTGCGGCTGAAAAAGTGGTTTGGAGCGCATGTACTGTAAACTGCGGCAGCCGTTGTCCACTCAGGATGCATGTTGTGGATGGCGAAATTAAATATGTCGAGACAGACAATACCGGTAACGATGATTACGAAGGGTTGCATCAGGTTCGGGCCTGTTTGCGTGGTCGTTCAATGCGACGTCGCGTCTATAACGCCGATCGTCTGAAATACCCTATGAAACGCGTTGGGGCGCGTGGAGAAGGGAAATTTGAGCGCATCAGTTGGGATGAGGCTTTCAGTACCATCGCCAACAGTATGAAAGACATCATCAAAGAGTATGGTAACGAAGCCATTTATCTGAACTACGGCACAGGTACATTAGGTGGCACCATGACTCGCTCATGGCCGCCGGGTTCGACACTCATCGCTCGCCTGATGAACTGCTGCGGTGGTTATCTGAATCATTATGGTGACTATTCAACCGCGCAAATCGCCGCAGGTCTGAACTACACCTATGGCGGCTGGGCGGATGGTAATAGCCCGTCCGATATCGAAAACAGCAAGCTGGTTGTGCTGTTTGGCAATAACCCTGGCGAAACACGGATGAGCGGCGGCGGGGTAACCTATTACCTCGAACAAGCACGCCAGAAATCCAATGCTCGCATGATTATCATCGACCCGCGTTACACCGATACGGGAGCCGGGCGTGAAGATGAGTGGATTCCGATTCGCCCGGGTACGGACGCAGCTCTTATCTCTGCGTTGGCGTGGGTAATGATCACCGAAAACCTCGTTGATCAGCCATTCCTTGATAAATATTGTGTCGGTTACGATGAGAAAACGCTGCCCAACACTGCCCCTGCTAATGGTCACTATAAGGCTTATATTCTCGGCGAGGGTGCTGATGGTTTGGCGAAAACGCCACAATGGGCAGCCCAAATCACCGGTATTCCTGCTGAACGCATCACGCAACTGGCTCGCGAAATTGCTACGGCAAAACCGGCGTTTATCAGCCAGGGCTGGGGGCCGCAGCGCCACTCAAATGGCGAACTGGTTTCCCGTGCCATTGCCATGCTGTCGATCCTTACGGGTAACGTGGGGATTCACGGCGGTAACAGCGGGGCCCGTGAAGGATCTTACAGTTTGCCTTTTGTGCGTATGCCGACGCTGGAAAACCCGGTACAGACCAGTATCTCGATGTTCCTCTGGACCGATGCCATTGAGCGCGGCCCGGAAATGACCGCCACACGCGATGGCGTGCGTGGCAAAGATAAACTGGATGTGCCGATCAAAATGGTCTGGAACTACGCCAGTAACTGTCTGATCAACCAGCATTCGGAAATTAACCGCACCCACGACATCCTCCAGGATGACAAAAAATGCGAGATGATTGTGGTGATCGATAACCACATGACCTCCTCAGCGAAATACGCTGACATTTTGCTGCCGGACTGCACGGCTTCCGAACAGATGGATTTCTGCCTCGATGCCTCTTGCGGCAACATGGCGTACGTGATTTTTGCCGGACAAGCCATCAAACCGCGCTTTGAGTGCAAGACCATTTACGAGATGACCACTGAACTTGCCAGACGCATGGGCGTGGAGTCGCAATTTACCGAAGGCCGCAACCAGGAAGAGTGGATGCGCCATCTGTATAAACAATCTCAGGAAGCGATCCCTGAACTTCCAGGTTTTGAAGAGTTTAGCGAGCAAGGCATTTTCAAAAAACGCGATCCTGAAGGGCATCATGTTGCTTATAAAGCGTTCCGCGAAGATCCCGTTGCTAACCCATTGACTACGCCGTCCGGGAAAATTGAAATCTACTCTGAACAACTGGCAGAGATTGCGGCGACCTGGCAACTCAACGAAGACGATGTCATCGATCCACTGCCGGTTTATAGCGCGGGCTTCGAAAACGTTGGCGATCCTCTGGCCGAGAAATGGCCGTTGCAAATGACAGGGTTCCACTACAAAGCTCGCACTCACTCAACTTACGGCAATGTGGATGTGCTAAAAGCAGCCTGTCGTCAGGAGATGTGGATCAATCCTATTGATGCGCAGCAGCGTGGGATTAAGAACGGCGACATGGTGCGTATCTTCAACGGACGTGGCCAGGTTCAAATCAATGCCAAAGTGACACCGCGTATTATTCCAGGCGTTGTCGCGATGGGGGAAGGGGCATGGTATAGCCCGGATGCCAATAAAGTTGACCATGCTGGCAGCATTAACGTGTTAACCACTCAGCGACCATCGCCGCTGGCGAAAGGTAACCCATCCCACAGTAACCTTGTCCAGGTCGAGAAGGCGTAA
- a CDS encoding replication-associated recombination protein A has product MGNLSLDFSENTFQPLAARMRPENLAQYIGQQHLLAPGKPLPKAIVAGHLHSMILWGPPGTGKTTLAEVIAHYADADVERISAVTSGVKEIREAIERARQNRNAGRRTILFVDEVHRFNKSQQDAFLPHIEDGTITFIGATTENPSFELNSALLSRARVYLLKSLTTEDIEKVLDQAMSDAARGYGGQNILLPNETRLAIAELVNGDARRALNTLEMMADMAEIDASGQRVLHIALLTEIAGERSARFDNKGDRFYDLISALHKSVRGSSPDAALYWYARIITAGGDPLYVARRLLAIASEDVGNADPRGMQVAIAAWDCFTRVGPAEGERAIAQAIVYLACAPKSNAVYTAFKAAMADARERPDYDVPVHLRNAPTKLMKEMGYGQEYRYAHDEPNAYASGEVYFPQEMAQTRYYQPTNRGLEGKIGEKLAWLAEQDQNSPTKRYR; this is encoded by the coding sequence GTGGGCAACCTGTCGCTCGATTTTTCTGAAAATACCTTCCAGCCTCTGGCCGCGCGTATGCGGCCGGAGAACCTCGCGCAGTATATCGGTCAACAACATCTCCTTGCACCCGGCAAGCCGCTTCCTAAAGCAATCGTAGCAGGGCATCTCCATTCAATGATTTTGTGGGGGCCGCCGGGTACCGGCAAAACGACGCTAGCTGAAGTGATTGCTCACTATGCCGATGCGGATGTAGAACGCATTTCTGCTGTTACTTCAGGTGTAAAAGAGATCCGTGAAGCGATAGAGCGAGCGCGTCAAAATCGCAATGCCGGGCGGCGCACAATTCTGTTTGTTGACGAAGTGCATCGCTTCAACAAAAGCCAGCAAGATGCGTTTTTGCCTCATATTGAAGATGGCACCATCACATTTATTGGGGCAACGACCGAAAACCCTTCGTTCGAACTGAATTCAGCACTTCTGTCGCGCGCTCGCGTTTACTTGCTCAAGTCCCTCACCACTGAAGATATTGAGAAAGTGCTCGATCAAGCGATGAGTGATGCTGCGCGCGGCTACGGTGGGCAGAATATTCTTTTGCCAAATGAGACGCGTCTTGCGATCGCAGAGCTGGTCAATGGTGATGCCCGTCGCGCATTGAATACGTTAGAAATGATGGCTGATATGGCTGAAATTGATGCCAGCGGTCAGCGTGTTCTGCACATTGCGTTGTTAACTGAAATTGCAGGTGAGCGCAGCGCGCGCTTCGATAATAAAGGCGACCGTTTCTACGATCTGATTTCTGCCTTACACAAATCGGTTCGCGGTTCATCCCCCGATGCGGCGCTGTACTGGTATGCGCGTATTATTACTGCGGGCGGCGATCCGCTATATGTGGCTCGCCGCTTACTGGCGATTGCCTCTGAAGATGTGGGGAATGCCGATCCCCGTGGTATGCAGGTGGCTATTGCGGCATGGGATTGTTTCACTCGCGTTGGCCCGGCGGAAGGTGAGCGTGCAATTGCTCAGGCCATCGTTTACCTGGCTTGCGCACCCAAAAGTAATGCGGTTTACACGGCATTCAAGGCGGCAATGGCGGATGCCCGTGAGCGCCCGGATTATGACGTTCCTGTTCATCTGCGTAATGCACCGACCAAACTGATGAAAGAAATGGGTTACGGGCAGGAATACCGCTACGCCCACGACGAGCCTAATGCTTATGCTTCAGGTGAGGTCTACTTCCCGCAGGAAATGGCACAAACACGCTACTATCAGCCGACAAACAGAGGTCTTGAAGGCAAGATTGGTGAAAAGCTCGCCTGGCTTGCTGAACAGGATCAAAATAGCCCGACAAAACGCTACCGCTAA
- a CDS encoding DNA translocase FtsK 4TM domain-containing protein, translating into MSQEYTEEKEVTLRKLSSGRRLLEALLLLVAIFAVYLMGALLSFNPSDPSWSQTAWHEPIHNLGGMPGAWLADTLLFIFGVMAYTIPIIIIGACWFTYRNRDSEEFIDYFAVSLRLIGVLAMVLTACGLAAINADDIWYFASGGVIGSLLSTAMMPVLNSSGGTIALLCVWAAGLTLFTGWSWVSIAEKIGSATLSVLTFASNRTRRDNTWQDDDYDDEEEAHDEEHAPAVEKRESRRARILRGALARKQRISEKFANPNARKTDSALFSGKRMDDAEDDVLFSGNKATLPEDDVLFSGNKATMPESDEYDPLLHGQSIVAPVAASVATGATMANPAYAATVMPTATVSPVSAPAPEVEQTLAIAWEPAPTPVTPEPVIAPAPESYHAPREADQYHPQQVTTHWAEAVAAQPVVEQAPVEPTYYDPSYFEPINSEPAYHEPAPVETVVQPEPVEEIKPAVRPPIYHFEEVEAKRAREREQLAAWYQPVNEPKPDPYGYDSSPAFASTLSTDSSRVEAPAMPQTNANVVPEVPVIPTPPMPQGVKEAAKVAGAAGAFSPVFGIAADAPRPQVKEGIGPQLPRPNRVRVPTRRELASYGIKLPSQRMAEEEARRQNGINNEEDDYADEVEELQQHELARQFAAQQQQRYGDEYEEDASQQDEDEAEQAELARQFAAQQQQRYSAVEQQPAQQQVRNAPLTLDDFEFSPTKMLVNDGPSEPLFTLSPVEEPAPVQQPQSWQAAVQQPVQPQSAPVAAPQIKESLIHPFLMRNGDDRPLQRPTTPLPSLDLLTSPPAEIEPVDTFALEQMARLVEARLADYRIKADVVDYSPGPVITRFELDLAPGVKAARISNLSRDLARSLSTVAVRVVEVIPGKPYVGLELPNKKRQTVYLREVLDCAKFRESASPLTVVLGKDIGGEPVIADLAKMPHLLVAGTTGSGKSVGVNAMILSMLYKATPDEVRFIMIDPKMLELSVYEGIPHLLTEVVTDMKDAANALRWSVNEMERRYKLMSALGVRNLAGYNERVLEAERMGRPIPDPFWKPGDSMEVSHPMLEKLPYIVVLVDEFADLMMTVGKKVEELIARLAQKARAAGIHLVLATQRPSVDVITGLIKANIPTRVAFTVSSKIDSRTILDQGGAESLLGMGDMLYSGPNSTLPVRVHGAFVRDQEVHAVVQDWKARGRPQYITGITSDSEGEGGSGGGLDGDEELDPLFDQAVAFVVEKRKASISGVQRQFRIGYNRAARIVEQMEAQGIVSPQGHNGNREVLAPPPFE; encoded by the coding sequence TTGAGCCAGGAATACACCGAAGAAAAAGAAGTTACATTGAGGAAACTCAGCAGCGGGCGTCGTTTATTAGAGGCGTTACTGCTTCTTGTCGCCATTTTTGCCGTCTATTTGATGGGGGCGTTGCTCAGTTTTAATCCTTCCGATCCGAGTTGGTCACAAACCGCATGGCATGAACCTATCCATAATTTGGGCGGGATGCCGGGTGCGTGGTTGGCCGACACTCTGCTATTCATTTTTGGCGTAATGGCCTACACCATCCCGATAATTATTATTGGCGCGTGTTGGTTTACTTACCGCAACCGCGATAGCGAAGAGTTTATCGATTATTTCGCCGTTTCCTTGCGCCTGATTGGCGTATTGGCAATGGTGCTTACGGCTTGTGGCCTTGCTGCTATTAACGCCGATGATATCTGGTACTTCGCCTCGGGCGGTGTCATTGGCAGTTTGCTGAGCACGGCGATGATGCCGGTGCTAAACAGTAGCGGCGGAACTATTGCATTGTTGTGCGTATGGGCTGCAGGCTTAACGCTGTTTACCGGTTGGTCGTGGGTGAGCATTGCTGAGAAAATTGGCAGCGCAACGTTGAGCGTGCTGACTTTTGCCAGCAACCGCACACGCCGTGATAACACATGGCAGGACGACGATTACGACGACGAAGAAGAAGCACATGACGAAGAACACGCGCCAGCAGTAGAAAAGCGCGAATCCCGTCGTGCGCGCATTTTGCGTGGTGCCTTAGCACGTAAGCAGCGTATCTCTGAGAAATTTGCCAATCCTAATGCACGTAAAACAGACTCAGCGCTGTTTTCCGGTAAGCGTATGGATGATGCTGAAGACGATGTTCTGTTCTCGGGCAATAAAGCAACGTTACCGGAAGATGATGTCCTATTCTCAGGTAACAAAGCGACTATGCCTGAAAGTGACGAATACGATCCGCTCCTGCACGGCCAGTCAATCGTTGCTCCAGTCGCAGCATCGGTGGCTACCGGCGCGACAATGGCAAACCCTGCTTATGCGGCAACGGTCATGCCTACGGCAACCGTGTCTCCGGTTAGCGCGCCTGCGCCTGAAGTCGAACAGACTCTGGCTATAGCGTGGGAGCCTGCACCAACGCCTGTCACCCCAGAACCGGTTATTGCCCCTGCGCCTGAGAGTTACCACGCACCTCGCGAAGCAGATCAATACCACCCGCAGCAGGTCACCACCCATTGGGCAGAGGCCGTAGCAGCACAGCCTGTTGTTGAGCAAGCTCCGGTTGAACCAACGTACTATGATCCCTCGTACTTTGAACCCATAAATTCTGAACCGGCGTACCATGAACCCGCTCCGGTTGAGACAGTTGTTCAACCTGAACCTGTTGAAGAGATAAAACCGGCTGTACGCCCGCCTATCTATCACTTTGAAGAAGTTGAAGCGAAGCGTGCTCGCGAACGCGAACAACTTGCAGCCTGGTACCAGCCGGTCAATGAACCTAAGCCTGATCCATACGGCTACGACAGCTCTCCGGCCTTTGCATCTACGTTATCAACGGACAGCTCGCGTGTTGAAGCACCGGCAATGCCGCAAACCAACGCTAATGTAGTGCCTGAAGTTCCGGTCATACCGACGCCGCCAATGCCGCAGGGTGTTAAAGAGGCAGCAAAAGTTGCAGGTGCAGCAGGTGCATTTAGCCCGGTATTTGGTATTGCAGCCGATGCACCGCGTCCGCAGGTAAAAGAGGGGATAGGCCCGCAATTACCCCGTCCAAATCGTGTTCGGGTGCCGACGCGTCGTGAGCTTGCCTCATACGGAATTAAGTTACCGTCGCAGCGCATGGCTGAAGAAGAAGCCCGTCGCCAAAATGGTATAAACAACGAAGAAGATGATTATGCCGATGAGGTAGAAGAACTTCAGCAGCATGAGCTGGCTCGTCAGTTTGCGGCTCAACAACAGCAACGTTATGGCGATGAGTATGAAGAAGACGCATCGCAGCAAGACGAAGATGAGGCCGAGCAGGCAGAATTAGCGCGTCAGTTTGCGGCACAACAGCAACAGCGCTATTCGGCCGTTGAGCAACAACCGGCTCAGCAACAGGTAAGAAATGCCCCATTAACACTGGATGACTTTGAATTTTCGCCTACGAAAATGTTAGTCAACGATGGGCCAAGCGAGCCATTGTTCACGCTGAGTCCGGTTGAGGAACCTGCGCCTGTCCAACAGCCACAAAGCTGGCAGGCAGCAGTGCAACAGCCTGTGCAGCCACAATCTGCACCGGTCGCCGCACCGCAGATCAAAGAAAGTTTGATTCATCCGTTCTTAATGCGTAACGGAGACGATCGTCCTTTACAGCGCCCGACAACGCCGTTGCCGTCTCTGGATTTGCTGACCTCTCCGCCAGCAGAAATTGAGCCGGTAGACACGTTTGCATTAGAGCAAATGGCGCGCCTTGTTGAAGCTCGTTTGGCGGATTACCGCATCAAAGCCGATGTGGTGGATTACTCTCCGGGTCCGGTGATCACCCGTTTTGAACTCGATCTCGCCCCAGGGGTTAAAGCCGCACGTATTTCTAACTTGTCGCGTGACCTTGCGCGTTCGTTATCAACGGTGGCGGTGCGTGTTGTCGAAGTTATTCCAGGCAAACCTTATGTCGGCCTGGAGCTTCCAAACAAAAAGCGCCAGACCGTCTACCTGCGAGAAGTGCTGGATTGCGCTAAATTCCGCGAAAGTGCTTCGCCTTTAACGGTCGTATTGGGTAAAGATATCGGCGGCGAACCGGTCATAGCCGATCTGGCAAAAATGCCGCATTTGCTGGTTGCCGGTACCACCGGTTCTGGTAAGTCCGTGGGCGTTAATGCCATGATCCTCAGCATGCTGTATAAAGCGACGCCAGATGAAGTCCGCTTCATTATGATCGACCCGAAAATGCTTGAGCTATCAGTGTATGAAGGTATTCCACATCTGTTAACTGAAGTGGTTACGGATATGAAAGACGCCGCCAATGCATTGCGCTGGAGCGTAAATGAAATGGAACGCCGCTACAAACTGATGTCTGCATTGGGCGTGCGAAATCTGGCGGGCTATAACGAACGCGTGCTAGAAGCCGAGCGCATGGGCCGCCCGATTCCGGATCCGTTCTGGAAACCAGGCGACAGCATGGAAGTTTCACATCCAATGCTTGAAAAACTGCCGTATATCGTGGTTCTGGTGGACGAATTTGCTGACCTGATGATGACGGTTGGCAAAAAAGTGGAAGAGCTGATCGCTCGTCTCGCGCAGAAAGCACGTGCCGCAGGTATTCACCTGGTGCTGGCAACTCAGCGCCCATCTGTGGATGTTATTACCGGTTTGATTAAAGCGAACATCCCGACGCGCGTTGCGTTTACGGTGTCGAGCAAAATTGACTCCCGCACGATCCTCGATCAGGGCGGCGCTGAATCCCTGCTGGGAATGGGTGACATGCTCTATTCAGGGCCAAACTCGACCCTGCCAGTGCGTGTTCACGGCGCGTTTGTTCGCGATCAGGAAGTGCATGCTGTGGTTCAGGACTGGAAAGCGCGTGGTCGTCCGCAATACATCACCGGTATTACATCTGATAGCGAAGGTGAAGGTGGTTCAGGTGGTGGTCTTGACGGTGATGAAGAGCTCGATCCGCTGTTTGATCAAGCCGTCGCTTTTGTGGTCGAAAAACGTAAAGCGTCTATTTCGGGTGTTCAGCGTCAGTTCCGTATCGGTTACAACCGCGCGGCACGCATTGTTGAGCAGATGGAAGCGCAAGGTATTGTGAGCCCGCAGGGGCATAACGGTAACCGTGAAGTGCTTGCGCCACCGCCATTCGAGTAA
- the serS gene encoding serine--tRNA ligase, with amino-acid sequence MLDPNLLRTEPDAVAEKLARRGFKLDVETLRSLEERRKVLQVKTENLQAERNSRSKSIGQAKARGEDIEPLRLEVNQLGEELDAAKVELDELQAQIRDIALAIPNMPDDCVPNGKDDSENVEVSRWGEPRKFDFEVRDHVTLGEMSKGLDFASAVKLTGSRFVVMQGQVARMHRALSQFMLDLHTEQHGYIENYVPYLVNHDTLFGTGQLPKFAGDLFHTRPLEEEADASNYALIPTAEVPLTNLVRDEILDDDSLPLKMTAHTPCFRSEAGSYGRDTRGLIRMHQFDKVEMVQIVRPEDSMDALEELTGHAEKVLQLLNLPYRKVLLCTGDMGFGACKTYDLEVWLPAQNTYREISSCSNMWDFQARRMQARCRSKSDKKTRLVHTLNGSGLAVGRTLVAVLENYQQADGRIEVPEVLRPYMKGLEFIG; translated from the coding sequence ATGCTCGATCCCAATCTACTGCGTACAGAGCCAGACGCAGTCGCTGAAAAACTGGCACGCCGAGGCTTCAAGCTGGATGTAGAAACGCTGCGCTCCTTAGAAGAGCGTCGTAAAGTTTTGCAGGTAAAAACGGAAAATCTGCAGGCTGAGCGTAACTCACGATCGAAATCCATCGGCCAGGCGAAAGCGCGTGGGGAAGATATCGAGCCGTTGCGTCTGGAAGTTAACCAGCTCGGCGAAGAGTTAGATGCAGCGAAAGTTGAACTCGACGAGTTGCAGGCACAAATCCGTGATATCGCGCTGGCGATCCCGAATATGCCAGACGACTGCGTACCGAACGGTAAAGACGATAGCGAAAACGTGGAAGTCAGCCGTTGGGGTGAACCACGCAAGTTCGATTTCGAAGTGCGCGATCACGTCACTCTGGGCGAAATGTCTAAAGGTCTGGATTTTGCCTCTGCGGTAAAATTGACCGGTTCTCGCTTTGTGGTGATGCAGGGGCAAGTTGCTCGTATGCACCGCGCCCTGAGCCAGTTCATGCTCGATTTACACACCGAGCAGCATGGTTACATTGAAAATTATGTGCCGTATCTGGTGAATCACGACACGCTGTTTGGCACAGGCCAATTGCCTAAATTTGCAGGGGATCTGTTCCATACGCGTCCGCTGGAAGAAGAAGCCGATGCCAGCAACTATGCACTGATTCCAACGGCAGAAGTTCCGTTGACCAACCTGGTGCGTGATGAAATTCTTGACGACGATTCACTGCCGCTGAAAATGACCGCTCATACACCGTGCTTCCGTTCTGAAGCAGGTTCTTATGGTCGTGATACTCGTGGTCTGATTCGTATGCACCAGTTCGATAAAGTCGAAATGGTTCAGATCGTGCGTCCGGAAGATTCCATGGATGCGTTGGAAGAACTGACTGGTCATGCCGAGAAAGTACTGCAATTGCTGAACCTGCCATACCGCAAAGTATTGCTTTGCACGGGTGATATGGGCTTCGGTGCTTGCAAAACTTACGATCTGGAAGTGTGGTTACCTGCGCAAAATACCTATCGCGAAATCTCATCTTGTTCCAACATGTGGGATTTCCAGGCGCGTCGCATGCAAGCTCGCTGCCGCAGTAAATCCGATAAGAAAACCCGTCTGGTGCATACCCTGAATGGTTCTGGTCTGGCAGTAGGCCGTACACTCGTCGCTGTACTGGAAAACTACCAGCAAGCAGATGGTCGTATTGAAGTTCCTGAAGTGTTACGCCCGTACATGAAAGGGCTTGAGTTCATCGGCTAA
- the lolA gene encoding outer membrane lipoprotein chaperone LolA has translation MKKIAITCALLTALTATAAWADAAGDLKARLDKVSSFHASFTQKVTDGSGAAVQEGQGDLWVKRPNLFNWHMTQPDESILVSDGKTLWFYNPFVEQVSATWLKDATGNTPFMLIARNQSSDWQQYNIKQNGDDFVLTPKTSAGNLKQFTINVGRDGTIHQFSAIEQDDQRSNYALKTQQNGAVDMSKFTFTPPKGVTVDDQRK, from the coding sequence ATGAAAAAAATCGCTATTACTTGTGCTTTGTTGACTGCATTGACGGCAACCGCCGCTTGGGCTGATGCCGCAGGCGATCTAAAAGCGCGTCTGGATAAAGTCAGCAGCTTCCACGCCAGTTTTACTCAGAAAGTGACGGATGGCAGCGGGGCGGCTGTTCAGGAAGGTCAGGGTGATTTATGGGTTAAGCGCCCGAACCTGTTCAACTGGCATATGACTCAGCCCGATGAAAGTATTCTGGTGTCAGACGGTAAAACATTATGGTTCTACAATCCGTTTGTTGAACAAGTGAGTGCGACCTGGCTGAAAGATGCAACGGGCAACACACCGTTTATGTTGATTGCACGTAACCAAAGCAGTGACTGGCAGCAATATAACATCAAACAAAACGGTGATGATTTTGTCCTGACGCCAAAAACCAGCGCCGGGAACCTCAAGCAGTTCACGATTAATGTCGGCCGTGACGGGACTATCCATCAGTTCAGTGCGATTGAGCAAGACGATCAACGCAGTAACTATGCGTTGAAAACTCAGCAAAATGGTGCGGTGGATATGAGTAAGTTTACGTTTACCCCGCCTAAAGGCGTGACGGTGGACGACCAACGTAAGTAG